The uncultured Cohaesibacter sp. genome window below encodes:
- a CDS encoding flagellar hook-length control protein FliK: MPNQTIAASGTLANPQSLLSGKSTIKGDGQNNNRAQGNGTGSADAVDGSAGAANAADPGARAEDVSTKDGQSPFERLLEQVSPNTGRKSTSKEAGDGDSASSTDETSQPATGLRSVGMTVQQLLAEAGFGPTTTPEAPSTQLAGKTQDAAAIMGKAQWLTGTNEADASNARQVDADGVKGAKADPFASVASSTEPVNGNRKPQQVTLGTLEQLTRASGTGSINAQDLRDQSVDVRTTSAFDTVLPIVKEAILTPTQRAQGDGFSVLKQETHFAPVDMVETLTGAQAPSGLSLADSVMKQIGDAISKGLDTPTTRSDGASSSNSAEQPTSALRLHRSGDLLRVLDIQLHPADLGKVRLSVRLNDNNVEVRIEASKAETAKMLQSNQGELNRLLQRAGYQADHISVVAVDDRGSSQILPPSTSDSLGQQAGQDKSAFSGFNNGSGAGNGADQRSAAGGDGTSFHLDGMDETSDGADHESQSGTQPYRGLTL, from the coding sequence ATGCCAAATCAGACCATTGCCGCTTCCGGCACGCTTGCAAATCCCCAGTCTCTTCTCTCGGGCAAATCCACCATCAAGGGGGACGGCCAGAACAACAATCGCGCCCAGGGCAATGGAACCGGGAGCGCCGATGCGGTGGATGGCAGTGCCGGAGCGGCCAATGCCGCCGACCCCGGTGCACGGGCCGAAGACGTCTCGACAAAGGACGGACAATCACCGTTCGAACGGTTGCTTGAACAGGTATCACCGAACACCGGCAGGAAATCGACAAGCAAAGAAGCGGGCGATGGCGACAGCGCTTCCTCGACGGATGAAACCTCCCAGCCCGCAACAGGCTTGCGTTCGGTTGGTATGACCGTGCAGCAGTTGCTCGCCGAAGCCGGATTTGGCCCGACGACCACGCCGGAAGCCCCTTCAACCCAACTGGCAGGCAAGACTCAGGACGCGGCGGCAATTATGGGCAAGGCGCAGTGGCTGACCGGCACGAACGAAGCGGACGCATCAAACGCCCGACAGGTTGACGCAGACGGGGTGAAGGGGGCCAAAGCGGACCCGTTCGCTTCAGTTGCCAGTTCAACTGAACCTGTAAATGGCAATCGGAAACCGCAGCAAGTGACCCTTGGCACTCTGGAGCAACTGACCAGGGCCAGCGGAACCGGCAGCATCAACGCGCAGGATCTCCGGGACCAATCCGTTGACGTACGCACCACGTCGGCCTTCGACACGGTGCTGCCGATTGTCAAGGAAGCCATCCTGACGCCGACCCAGCGGGCGCAGGGCGATGGCTTCTCGGTACTCAAGCAGGAAACCCATTTTGCACCGGTTGACATGGTCGAAACTCTGACCGGAGCACAGGCCCCCTCGGGCCTCTCCCTGGCGGATTCCGTAATGAAGCAGATCGGCGATGCGATCAGCAAGGGCCTCGATACTCCGACAACCCGGTCGGATGGTGCCTCGTCCTCCAATAGCGCGGAACAGCCGACGAGCGCCTTGCGGCTTCATCGCAGTGGCGATCTGCTGCGCGTTCTTGACATCCAGCTGCACCCCGCTGATCTGGGCAAAGTGCGCCTGTCGGTGCGCCTCAATGACAACAATGTCGAGGTGCGGATCGAGGCTTCCAAGGCGGAAACCGCAAAGATGCTCCAGAGCAATCAGGGCGAGCTCAACCGCCTGCTGCAGCGGGCGGGCTATCAGGCCGACCACATTTCGGTGGTGGCCGTGGACGACCGGGGTTCATCGCAGATCCTGCCTCCCTCGACGAGCGATTCCCTCGGCCAGCAGGCTGGTCAGGACAAATCCGCCTTTTCCGGCTTCAACAACGGCTCCGGCGCGGGCAACGGTGCCGATCAGCGCTCTGCGGCTGGTGGCGATGGCACATCTTTTCATCTTGACGGCATGGACGAGACCAGCGATGGAGCTGACCATGAAAGCCAGTCTGGCACTCAGCCTTATCGGGGGCTTACTCTCTAG
- a CDS encoding response regulator transcription factor — MIVLIENRELVADGYTAGFQREGVPSIGIVPQEFGSWVTSISDSDINAVEAFLLGDCEERNRYPSLIRSRCRKTPLIALNDKTSLEQTLDLFAAGFDDVVSKPIHVREILVRAAVISRRSGEQSEMQQVEGDVRVYFDGRSPEICGEALELPRRERRILEYLVKNRDRRVSRAQIYNAVYGLLNEDVEETVVESHISKLRKKLKKRLGYDPIDSKRYLGYMFNALTEQG; from the coding sequence ATGATCGTACTGATTGAAAACAGAGAGTTGGTGGCAGATGGTTACACCGCCGGCTTTCAGCGGGAAGGGGTTCCTTCCATTGGCATTGTGCCTCAGGAATTCGGCAGCTGGGTGACCAGCATTTCAGACTCGGATATCAACGCAGTGGAAGCCTTTCTGCTGGGGGATTGCGAAGAAAGAAACCGCTATCCCAGCCTGATCCGCAGCCGTTGCCGGAAAACGCCTCTGATTGCTCTCAATGACAAGACGTCTCTGGAACAGACCCTGGATCTGTTTGCCGCCGGTTTTGACGACGTGGTCAGCAAACCAATTCATGTAAGGGAAATTCTGGTAAGGGCGGCTGTCATCAGCAGACGGTCCGGGGAGCAATCTGAAATGCAGCAGGTAGAAGGTGATGTGCGGGTCTATTTTGACGGGAGGTCCCCGGAGATCTGCGGCGAAGCCCTCGAGCTGCCACGCAGGGAACGACGCATCCTGGAGTATCTGGTCAAGAACCGTGATCGCCGTGTGAGCCGTGCCCAGATCTATAACGCGGTCTATGGGCTGCTCAATGAGGACGTCGAGGAAACCGTCGTCGAGAGCCACATCAGCAAGCTGCGCAAGAAGCTCAAGAAACGTCTGGGTTACGACCCGATCGATTCCAAGCGTTACCTCGGCTACATGTTCAACGCTCTGACGGAACAGGGCTGA
- the flgK gene encoding flagellar hook-associated protein FlgK has translation MSLSVALQVAQSALSTRQKETAILSRNITNASQEGYTRKTALVSTLSASDGSGGGIYVNSIGRATDQALYKSLLSATSVGEKSEAYLDGLTNLSETIGDTNQNISPAAVLGELETALQAYGAMPSDSVLASQVLSAAQSMVSTLNGATATVQAERESADTQIGQSVETINSLLSRIETLNKEIVRGTELGSDISDMMDSRDQAVLELSAEMGIKTQTRENNDLVITTESGVMLFETTARSVSFEQTDTFSASTEGNAVYVDGVAVAGPNARMEISTGRIAGLIAIRDEAAVTYQTQLDEMARGLISVFQEGGTAGLFTDGSSSAVPGGLVTGLAGTISVNSAVDTDHLDLIRDGITTDYNPSDYASYGDRIQELLGNLGDSMVFDGSSGVDTTGTLTDFASSSVSWLESARQSADTVADNHSITLNRVSESLSNKTGVNIDEEMQSMLEIERSYTATAKLISTIDEMLDQLLKIAG, from the coding sequence ATGAGTCTTTCAGTCGCCCTACAGGTCGCACAATCCGCTTTGAGCACGCGGCAAAAGGAAACGGCAATCCTTTCCCGCAACATCACCAATGCCAGCCAGGAAGGTTATACGCGCAAGACCGCGCTTGTTTCCACCCTGTCCGCCAGCGACGGCTCCGGCGGCGGCATCTATGTGAACTCAATTGGCCGGGCAACCGATCAGGCTCTCTACAAAAGCCTTCTCAGTGCGACATCCGTAGGCGAGAAGAGCGAGGCCTATCTTGATGGGTTGACCAATCTGTCCGAAACGATTGGTGACACCAACCAGAATATTTCCCCGGCCGCCGTGCTTGGCGAGCTGGAAACCGCCCTGCAGGCCTATGGTGCCATGCCATCGGATTCGGTTCTGGCCAGTCAGGTTCTGTCGGCGGCCCAGTCGATGGTCTCGACGCTGAACGGGGCGACGGCAACGGTTCAGGCCGAACGGGAAAGCGCGGACACCCAGATCGGGCAGTCCGTGGAGACCATCAACAGCCTTCTCTCCCGCATCGAAACACTGAACAAGGAAATCGTGCGCGGCACCGAACTTGGCAGCGACATCTCGGACATGATGGATTCTCGGGATCAGGCCGTGCTCGAACTGTCCGCCGAGATGGGGATCAAGACCCAGACACGCGAGAACAACGATCTGGTGATCACGACGGAAAGCGGCGTGATGCTGTTCGAAACCACCGCCAGAAGCGTCTCCTTCGAGCAGACCGACACTTTCTCTGCTTCGACCGAGGGCAATGCCGTCTATGTTGACGGGGTTGCGGTCGCCGGCCCCAACGCCCGCATGGAAATCAGCACCGGACGCATCGCAGGTCTCATCGCCATTCGCGATGAAGCAGCCGTTACCTACCAGACCCAGCTTGATGAAATGGCACGCGGCCTCATTTCCGTCTTTCAGGAAGGCGGCACCGCGGGCCTCTTCACCGATGGCAGTTCGTCAGCGGTTCCAGGCGGGCTGGTCACGGGACTGGCTGGCACCATCAGCGTCAACAGTGCGGTTGATACCGATCATCTCGACCTGATCCGTGATGGCATCACCACCGATTACAACCCGTCCGACTATGCCAGCTATGGCGACCGCATCCAGGAGCTGCTCGGCAATCTTGGAGACTCGATGGTGTTTGACGGCTCCTCCGGCGTGGACACCACCGGCACTCTTACGGATTTTGCTTCCTCGTCCGTCAGTTGGCTCGAATCCGCACGACAGAGTGCTGACACCGTTGCGGACAATCATTCCATAACCCTCAACCGGGTGTCGGAGTCCCTCTCCAACAAGACCGGCGTCAATATCGATGAAGAAATGCAAAGCATGCTGGAGATTGAGCGCAGCTATACGGCGACCGCAAAATTGATCAGCACCATTGATGAAATGTTGGATCAACTTCTCAAGATCGCGGGCTAA
- a CDS encoding flagellar hook protein FlgE produces the protein MGLYGVMRSSVSGMNAQSSKLGTVSDNIVNANTTGYKRAETEFKSVVTTQSTTAYNSGGVEAITSYAISSAGSMEYTTSVTDLAIDGSGFFVVADNDGTPFLTRAGSFVADSDGNLVNTAGFYLQGFDLSNGEPSVVANALTGLQQVNINQARLEASPTTEGSMSGNLPANASVEAAPLPSANDGTLSAINYTSKTSLVAYDDVGNEMQLDIYFTKTGTDTWEVSVFNNADSTDGGFPYATPVATTHGNTYANPMSTTTLTFEANGTLSATSPTSFSFHIPDHEPAGDDVEISIEGMTQLAADFGVDDPVLNGNAPQSVESVSIDKDGTLYMVYEDGSREATYRIPIADVASEDNLAPMGGEVYSTTNESGDVQVGFPGENGMGLMVSGAIEGSNVDLAEELTNMIVAQRSFSASSKVFQTGSDLLSEVVNLTR, from the coding sequence ATGGGCCTTTATGGCGTAATGCGTTCCAGTGTTTCAGGCATGAATGCCCAATCAAGCAAGCTTGGCACTGTATCTGACAACATCGTCAACGCGAACACCACCGGCTACAAAAGGGCGGAAACGGAGTTCAAGTCTGTCGTGACGACCCAGAGCACGACGGCCTACAACTCTGGCGGCGTTGAGGCGATCACCTCCTATGCCATTTCCTCCGCCGGCAGCATGGAATACACAACGAGCGTCACGGACCTGGCGATCGACGGCAGCGGCTTCTTTGTGGTGGCAGACAATGACGGCACCCCGTTCCTGACCCGCGCCGGCAGCTTCGTGGCGGATTCCGATGGCAACCTTGTCAACACCGCAGGCTTCTATCTTCAGGGCTTCGACCTGTCGAATGGTGAACCGTCCGTGGTCGCCAACGCCCTCACCGGGCTTCAGCAGGTCAATATCAATCAGGCACGGTTGGAAGCCAGCCCAACCACCGAAGGCTCGATGAGCGGCAACCTGCCAGCCAATGCCTCGGTTGAAGCTGCGCCCCTGCCCTCTGCCAACGACGGCACGCTCAGCGCCATCAACTACACCTCCAAGACCTCGCTTGTTGCCTATGACGACGTCGGCAACGAAATGCAGCTTGATATCTATTTCACCAAGACTGGCACCGACACCTGGGAGGTTTCCGTCTTCAACAATGCCGATTCCACCGACGGCGGCTTTCCGTATGCCACTCCGGTCGCCACAACGCATGGCAACACCTATGCCAACCCGATGTCAACGACAACGCTGACCTTCGAGGCCAACGGCACACTGTCTGCGACATCGCCCACGTCCTTCAGCTTCCACATCCCCGATCACGAACCTGCCGGTGATGACGTTGAGATCTCGATTGAAGGCATGACCCAGCTCGCCGCCGACTTCGGCGTTGATGATCCGGTTCTCAACGGCAATGCGCCACAGAGTGTCGAGAGCGTCAGCATCGACAAGGATGGCACGCTCTACATGGTCTATGAAGACGGCTCGCGCGAGGCAACCTACCGCATCCCGATCGCCGATGTGGCCAGTGAAGACAATCTGGCGCCGATGGGAGGCGAGGTCTACTCGACCACCAATGAAAGCGGCGATGTTCAGGTCGGCTTCCCCGGCGAAAACGGCATGGGGCTGATGGTTTCGGGTGCCATCGAGGGGTCCAACGTCGATCTGGCTGAAGAGCTGACCAACATGATCGTTGCCCAGCGATCCTTTTCCGCCAGTTCCAAGGTTTTTCAGACCGGCTCCGATCTGCTGAGCGAGGTTGTCAACCTCACGCGATAG
- a CDS encoding transglycosylase SLT domain-containing protein, whose translation MAPAVAHAETATVDAVCEKEMRAAASSEGVPLGILYAVGLTETGRGLKLHPFALNIEGKTVMTGSRKAALDTVRQARQDGKKLIDIGCMQINHHYHSSQFASLDEMIDPHANVRYAAKFLKQLRASQGSWTMAVARYHAGPDNNPAQKRYVCAVIRNLVASKFGQWTEQSRTFCGK comes from the coding sequence ATGGCTCCTGCGGTAGCACATGCGGAAACCGCTACGGTCGATGCCGTTTGCGAAAAGGAAATGCGCGCCGCCGCCTCAAGCGAGGGGGTGCCGCTGGGTATTCTCTATGCGGTCGGGCTGACGGAAACCGGGCGCGGCCTCAAGCTGCACCCCTTTGCCCTCAACATTGAGGGCAAGACTGTCATGACCGGCTCCAGAAAGGCGGCACTCGATACCGTCCGGCAAGCGCGCCAGGATGGCAAGAAGCTGATCGACATCGGCTGCATGCAGATCAATCACCATTATCATTCCAGCCAGTTTGCCTCCCTTGATGAAATGATCGACCCGCACGCCAACGTGCGTTATGCGGCAAAATTTCTCAAACAGCTGCGCGCCAGTCAGGGCAGTTGGACCATGGCGGTTGCCCGCTATCATGCCGGGCCTGACAACAATCCTGCCCAGAAACGTTATGTCTGCGCGGTAATCCGCAATCTGGTTGCCAGCAAGTTCGGCCAGTGGACTGAACAGTCGCGCACATTCTGCGGCAAATAA
- a CDS encoding flagellar hook-associated family protein, protein MTSYISTLSLSTATNKSISSQTSTLVKLQKEVASGRKFDVGLDLGSATGEAVSIRAQFQTLNAIVDTNALLSSSLDISVKALENISSSASDLQATLLTTIGSSSARSVVVASTQGYLDELISTLNSSFNGTFLFSGINTDSPALSSYESGSTSKAAIDGSFLSTFGFAQDNPGVSSISASAMESYLDGAFADQFNDANWSANWSSATDEVTSSRISATDVINTSVSANEDSLRKLAMAYTMVSELGSSDMTQEAFDVVTTRATELIGSAIQGLNNVIGRVGNAQARVSDASDRIAIQTDLLNERIIKLENIDTTEASVKLSNAVTQLELTYTITSRIQNLSLLNYL, encoded by the coding sequence ATGACCAGCTATATTTCGACCCTGTCCCTTTCCACCGCCACCAACAAGTCCATTTCCTCGCAGACCAGCACACTGGTCAAGCTGCAGAAAGAGGTCGCCTCTGGCCGCAAGTTCGATGTCGGTCTTGACCTTGGCAGCGCAACGGGCGAAGCGGTTTCGATCCGGGCCCAGTTCCAGACGCTCAATGCCATCGTCGACACCAACGCACTGCTGTCCAGCAGTCTGGACATTTCGGTCAAGGCACTGGAGAACATCTCCTCGAGCGCCTCGGACCTGCAGGCAACGCTGCTCACCACGATCGGCAGCAGCTCGGCTCGCAGCGTGGTGGTCGCGAGCACCCAGGGGTATCTGGATGAGCTGATCTCGACCCTCAACAGTTCGTTCAACGGAACCTTCCTGTTCTCGGGCATCAACACCGACTCCCCAGCCCTCAGCAGCTACGAATCGGGTTCGACCAGCAAGGCGGCCATTGACGGCTCATTCCTTTCGACCTTCGGCTTCGCCCAGGACAACCCCGGTGTCTCTTCGATCTCGGCGTCCGCGATGGAGAGCTATCTGGATGGCGCCTTTGCCGATCAGTTCAATGATGCCAACTGGTCTGCCAACTGGTCTTCTGCCACCGATGAAGTCACTTCCAGCCGGATTTCGGCCACCGATGTGATCAACACCTCGGTCAGCGCCAATGAAGATTCCCTGCGCAAGCTGGCCATGGCCTACACGATGGTCTCCGAGCTGGGCTCGTCCGACATGACACAGGAGGCCTTCGATGTGGTGACCACAAGGGCGACCGAACTCATCGGGTCGGCCATTCAGGGACTGAACAACGTCATCGGCCGGGTGGGCAATGCCCAGGCGCGGGTTTCGGACGCATCGGATCGCATCGCTATCCAGACCGACCTGCTCAATGAACGCATCATCAAGCTGGAAAATATCGATACCACCGAAGCATCGGTGAAACTGTCAAACGCGGTAACCCAGCTGGAGCTGACCTACACCATCACAAGCCGCATCCAGAATCTGAGCTTGTTGAACTACCTCTAG
- a CDS encoding chemotaxis protein — protein sequence MTKRAPAGRFLLPGCILFACLASAPVLAQTDQAPLQIHPDPKAIRVIPGVSPLVAPVSRKTGADEADGKAPAMPANDAAATSGGDRKRAVDATAGIAATETTISHAVDASVDEMQPYMQVRVVQNLQAQTAKGSTQALNAQHKLITHLNEHFLAIDPQVWHDEQNARAAVIHLLSGGHPAVGHRLLSLDPPAAIDPALLKGALAYIEGRKTEARSILQPIDPLTLPPTLGGQVALVQAILSMPDDLEEALVSIDKARLLLPGSLVEEAALRRAVSVAAALNDPRMFQSYSLQYMRRFNNSIYNSDFRRRFAIAMRRFGESEDKHTFAELDSVITEFDLDARRSLYLLLSYSSLIAGNVTLSNEAAKAALPLTMDDSESQARSHLYLAGSMLNANTIEQSLQHLWKVKRGNLSARDQLLADKIAHVLNNIRAWPESSEPALGYSLSTTDAGKGEPGWQLGTLEHGKLALDKTDLFLSTAQQSSLR from the coding sequence ATGACAAAGCGCGCTCCAGCAGGCCGTTTCCTGCTCCCCGGTTGCATCTTGTTCGCCTGCCTTGCCAGCGCTCCTGTCCTGGCGCAGACAGATCAGGCCCCGCTTCAGATACACCCGGACCCGAAGGCTATCCGTGTCATTCCCGGCGTATCCCCGCTGGTCGCCCCCGTTTCCCGCAAGACAGGTGCCGACGAAGCCGACGGCAAGGCACCTGCGATGCCGGCAAATGACGCAGCCGCCACATCCGGCGGCGACCGCAAAAGGGCTGTGGACGCGACAGCAGGCATCGCGGCAACAGAGACCACAATCAGTCACGCGGTGGATGCTTCTGTCGATGAAATGCAGCCCTATATGCAGGTGCGTGTGGTCCAGAACCTTCAGGCGCAAACCGCCAAAGGGTCCACTCAGGCTCTCAATGCGCAGCACAAACTGATCACTCATCTCAACGAGCATTTTCTGGCGATCGATCCTCAGGTCTGGCATGACGAACAGAATGCCCGCGCCGCAGTCATCCATCTCTTGTCCGGCGGGCACCCTGCCGTCGGGCACCGCCTGCTCAGTCTTGATCCGCCCGCAGCGATCGACCCGGCCCTGTTGAAGGGGGCTTTGGCCTATATCGAGGGCCGCAAGACAGAGGCTCGCAGCATCCTCCAACCCATCGACCCGCTGACGCTGCCACCGACACTGGGCGGACAGGTTGCTCTCGTTCAGGCGATCCTGTCCATGCCGGACGATCTGGAAGAGGCGCTGGTGTCCATTGACAAGGCCCGATTGCTGTTGCCCGGCTCGCTGGTCGAGGAAGCGGCCCTGCGCCGTGCTGTCTCGGTTGCGGCCGCGCTCAACGATCCGCGGATGTTCCAGTCCTATTCGCTGCAATATATGCGGCGGTTCAACAATTCGATCTACAATTCTGATTTCCGGCGCCGGTTCGCCATCGCCATGCGCCGGTTCGGCGAAAGCGAGGACAAGCACACCTTCGCCGAGCTCGATAGCGTCATTACGGAGTTTGATCTCGATGCCCGCCGCAGTCTCTATTTGCTGTTGTCCTATTCGAGCCTGATTGCCGGCAATGTGACCCTGTCCAACGAGGCGGCAAAGGCAGCCCTGCCTCTGACGATGGATGATTCCGAAAGCCAGGCACGCTCCCACCTCTATCTGGCCGGATCGATGCTGAATGCCAACACCATCGAACAGTCCCTCCAGCATCTGTGGAAGGTGAAGAGAGGCAATCTGAGTGCTCGGGACCAGTTGCTGGCCGACAAGATCGCCCATGTTCTGAACAACATCCGCGCCTGGCCGGAAAGCAGTGAACCCGCTCTGGGATACAGCCTGTCCACGACCGATGCCGGCAAAGGCGAACCCGGATGGCAACTGGGAACGCTCGAGCATGGCAAACTGGCCCTTGACAAGACCGACCTTTTCCTGTCGACCGCGCAACAATCCTCACTACGGTAA
- the flbT gene encoding flagellar biosynthesis repressor FlbT has product MKPMRLTFKSGERFYINGAVIRFPKKTTIELLNEAEFLLENHIIQPEETTTPLRQLYFIAQMMFTSPTNLVEAHGTFLKFARSLTSSVDHYLLCAGIQEIVDIVNAGNYYEAMKRIRELYPLETSLMSDVVDIRDKVNDSHDHRSGAHADCPAE; this is encoded by the coding sequence ATGAAACCGATGCGCCTTACCTTCAAATCCGGCGAACGCTTCTACATCAACGGAGCAGTCATCCGGTTCCCAAAGAAAACCACGATCGAGCTGTTGAACGAGGCGGAATTCCTGCTCGAGAACCACATCATTCAGCCTGAAGAGACGACGACGCCCCTGCGGCAGCTCTATTTCATCGCCCAGATGATGTTCACATCGCCTACCAATCTGGTCGAGGCGCATGGGACATTCCTGAAATTTGCCCGCAGCCTGACGAGCTCCGTCGATCACTACCTACTGTGCGCGGGAATTCAGGAGATCGTCGATATCGTCAATGCCGGCAATTATTATGAAGCCATGAAACGCATTCGCGAGCTCTATCCGCTGGAGACCAGCCTGATGAGCGATGTGGTCGATATCCGTGACAAGGTCAACGACTCGCACGATCACAGATCCGGCGCGCACGCCGATTGCCCGGCGGAATAG
- the fliQ gene encoding flagellar biosynthesis protein FliQ: MNEVDALDLVREAFWTIIVAASPAVGAAMVVGIGIALFQALTQVQEMTLTFIPKILVIFLMLIASGTFIGAQITSFTQVVYDRIEHGF, from the coding sequence ATGAATGAGGTCGATGCACTGGATCTGGTCCGGGAAGCCTTCTGGACCATCATTGTTGCCGCCAGCCCCGCGGTCGGGGCTGCCATGGTGGTGGGGATCGGTATTGCGCTGTTTCAGGCTCTGACACAGGTGCAGGAAATGACCCTCACCTTCATTCCCAAGATTTTGGTCATCTTTCTGATGCTGATCGCCAGTGGCACCTTTATCGGAGCACAGATCACCAGCTTTACCCAGGTGGTCTATGACCGGATCGAGCACGGCTTCTGA
- a CDS encoding flagellar biosynthesis regulator FlaF, translating into MYTSYYAESSQLSGSCQRSQELQAINHVLESLREAKVMGIQSPQGVKALYETSTLWSFLLEDLIKPENAMPDQIKADLISLGIFILKEVGRVRLNQSDGIDTLIDLNAMICSGLTQ; encoded by the coding sequence ATGTACACGTCTTATTATGCGGAAAGCTCCCAGCTATCGGGATCATGCCAGCGCAGCCAGGAACTTCAGGCCATCAATCATGTGCTCGAGAGCCTGAGGGAAGCGAAAGTCATGGGCATCCAGTCGCCCCAGGGCGTCAAGGCGCTCTATGAGACCAGCACCCTGTGGAGCTTCCTGCTGGAAGACCTGATCAAGCCGGAAAACGCCATGCCCGACCAGATCAAGGCAGACCTCATCTCTCTGGGGATCTTCATCCTCAAGGAAGTGGGACGGGTACGGCTCAACCAGTCGGATGGCATAGACACCCTGATTGACCTCAACGCAATGATCTGCAGTGGATTGACACAATGA
- the flgD gene encoding flagellar hook assembly protein FlgD, translated as MSVSAVNTNAATSATTTSRTSSSTSDAMTLDYDAFLQMMVTQMQHQDPTDPTDMSEQMGQLASFSNVEQNIQTNSKLDSVLSQLYVNQSTTLVGKTLSAVQNGEDINGTIESVTICSDGVVAQLDSGKNVIIGAGVTIS; from the coding sequence ATGTCCGTATCCGCCGTCAATACCAACGCTGCCACCAGTGCCACCACAACGAGCCGAACAAGCTCGAGCACCAGCGACGCCATGACCCTCGACTATGATGCGTTCCTGCAGATGATGGTCACCCAGATGCAGCATCAGGATCCGACCGATCCGACCGACATGTCCGAGCAGATGGGGCAGTTGGCCTCCTTCTCCAACGTCGAGCAGAATATCCAGACCAACAGCAAGCTTGATAGCGTGCTTTCCCAGCTCTATGTCAACCAGTCGACAACCCTCGTCGGCAAAACGCTGTCGGCTGTACAGAATGGCGAGGACATCAACGGCACGATTGAAAGCGTGACGATCTGCTCGGATGGTGTGGTTGCCCAGTTGGATAGCGGCAAGAATGTCATCATCGGCGCCGGAGTGACGATTTCCTGA